The proteins below are encoded in one region of Paenibacillus albus:
- a CDS encoding RNA polymerase sigma factor: MFASPSSKEVLQCILQHKENAYRLAYTYVRNPDDALDIIQEAIQKALAASKSLKDVAQAKSWFYRIVINAALDFLRKKKNVVTLDEETLQTFGLSSHDAYKDFDLESAMNLLPSLYRSVVVLRYFEDMKIEEIAQVLNENVNTIKTRLYEALRKLRLFMNDENLNKVDGNG; this comes from the coding sequence AAGGAAGTGCTGCAATGCATTTTACAACACAAAGAAAACGCTTATCGTTTGGCATATACATACGTCAGGAATCCCGATGACGCGCTGGACATTATTCAAGAAGCCATTCAGAAAGCTCTAGCCGCCTCAAAGTCACTCAAAGATGTTGCCCAGGCTAAGAGTTGGTTCTATCGCATCGTCATAAACGCTGCGTTAGACTTTTTGAGAAAGAAGAAAAACGTTGTTACGCTAGATGAGGAGACGCTCCAAACCTTTGGGCTTAGCTCACATGATGCTTATAAAGACTTTGATTTGGAGTCTGCGATGAATTTGCTCCCTTCTCTATATCGAAGCGTAGTCGTGCTCCGCTACTTCGAAGACATGAAAATTGAAGAAATCGCCCAGGTCTTAAACGAAAATGTCAATACGATCAAAACGCGATTATACGAAGCTCTTCGTAAATTGCGCTTGTTCATGAACGATGAAAACTTGAATAAGGTGGATGGCAATGGTTAA
- a CDS encoding RsiV family protein, whose product MVNKMTELKRQYSEIPVPEGLDIIVDEAIRKHLHKKTSLRIRWISAAAAIVTLFISALNISPSFANASSKWPVIGPLAKVLTIREYKVEEPTYKAHIQVPAITDLGDKSLEQQLNDKYSVESKRLYAEFMAEVEDLKKAGGGEAGVESGYVVKTDTDRLLSVGRYVTNTVGSSSTTFKYDTVDKVNHVLITLPSLFKDERYIEIISNNIKEQMIARMKQDKNAFFWVSGNGQQESDMNFKAIEKDQNFYINQDYKLVISFDKYAVAPGSMGIVEFVIPTELLDDDLVNHDYVK is encoded by the coding sequence ATGGTTAACAAGATGACCGAACTGAAGCGACAATATAGCGAAATACCTGTCCCCGAGGGTCTGGACATTATTGTGGATGAAGCAATTCGCAAACATCTTCATAAGAAGACGTCGCTACGAATACGATGGATCTCTGCTGCAGCCGCAATTGTGACTTTGTTTATTTCCGCTTTAAACATAAGTCCCTCGTTTGCGAATGCATCTTCGAAGTGGCCAGTGATCGGCCCCCTTGCTAAAGTACTTACGATCCGCGAATACAAGGTTGAAGAACCAACCTATAAAGCCCATATTCAAGTACCGGCAATTACCGATCTTGGAGATAAGTCGTTAGAACAACAATTGAATGACAAATATTCTGTGGAGAGCAAACGGCTTTACGCTGAATTTATGGCGGAAGTGGAGGATTTGAAGAAAGCCGGCGGTGGAGAAGCTGGCGTGGAAAGCGGATATGTTGTCAAAACCGATACGGATCGCTTGTTATCCGTTGGACGCTATGTCACGAATACCGTGGGCTCTTCCTCAACCACATTCAAATACGATACGGTCGACAAAGTGAACCATGTGCTCATTACGCTGCCGAGTCTTTTTAAGGACGAACGGTATATCGAGATCATCAGCAATAACATTAAGGAACAAATGATAGCAAGGATGAAACAAGACAAGAACGCGTTCTTCTGGGTTTCCGGAAATGGGCAGCAAGAATCGGACATGAATTTCAAAGCGATTGAGAAAGATCAAAATTTTTATATTAATCAGGACTACAAGCTTGTTATCTCGTTTGATAAGTACGCTGTCGCTCCCGGTTCAATGGGGATCGTCGAATTCGTCATACCCACGGAGCTACTAGATGATGATCTTGTTAATCATGATTACGTAAAATAA
- a CDS encoding stalk domain-containing protein, with protein sequence MKKKTIIAAGLTATLTLGLAAGVYASGQLTQVKAFLNPSVHVNVGGSQIELKDEDGSALTPLVYNNRTYLPVRSVAGQLGYDVYWEGSSQTAYFTTKSDYLEYRADEQLILDKYGYTLQIPSSFGGKLRPTVWPAESLVDGIKSGALSVGTLSAIDLLYLPQDAASPEARVLATVEVIDQAKWIAESHDAKDSVLGTKGEYVYVLRNAMENPFGAGTADNASYKAIIDHLTARGYDLVLSPAVSASADIVSKLVGSWTESRKGTVMELTADGVFYRAGQAVGNYLVVDSSHIRIVADMSDSTVEFDVNGDTLELAGQTFTRNK encoded by the coding sequence ATGAAGAAAAAAACGATTATTGCTGCAGGGTTGACCGCAACCCTGACGTTAGGGCTCGCGGCTGGCGTATACGCATCAGGGCAATTGACTCAAGTGAAGGCATTCTTAAATCCGTCCGTACACGTCAATGTAGGCGGTAGCCAAATCGAATTAAAAGATGAGGATGGCTCGGCATTGACGCCTCTCGTTTATAATAACCGCACGTATTTGCCCGTTCGAAGCGTAGCCGGTCAACTCGGTTATGACGTCTATTGGGAAGGATCGTCTCAGACGGCATATTTCACCACAAAAAGCGATTATCTCGAGTATCGAGCAGATGAGCAATTGATTTTGGACAAATACGGTTACACCTTGCAGATTCCATCATCGTTTGGCGGCAAGCTTCGCCCGACTGTATGGCCGGCAGAATCACTCGTAGACGGGATTAAATCCGGAGCATTGTCAGTGGGAACTCTTAGCGCGATCGATTTGCTTTACTTGCCTCAAGATGCAGCATCCCCTGAAGCACGAGTTCTCGCTACCGTAGAAGTTATTGATCAGGCAAAATGGATTGCGGAGAGCCATGATGCTAAAGACTCAGTGTTGGGAACCAAGGGCGAATACGTATACGTCCTACGAAACGCGATGGAGAATCCGTTTGGAGCAGGCACCGCAGATAACGCCAGCTACAAGGCGATCATCGATCATTTGACAGCGAGAGGTTATGATCTGGTCCTCTCCCCTGCCGTTTCGGCAAGCGCGGATATCGTATCTAAGCTAGTCGGCTCTTGGACTGAATCGCGCAAAGGAACGGTAATGGAGTTGACCGCAGATGGCGTCTTTTATCGCGCTGGCCAAGCGGTTGGGAACTACTTGGTCGTTGACTCGTCCCATATCCGTATTGTTGCGGACATGTCTGATAGCACGGTTGAATTCGATGTAAACGGAGATACCTTAGAGTTGGCCGGTCAAACGTTCACTCGAAATAAATAG